The Mucilaginibacter terrae region TACGAATATCAAAACATAATGAAAAAGATACATTTGTTGATGATGATAATTGCAGCCGCAATAATTGGCGGTTGTAAAAAAGACAATTACCCGGGTGGTGTACCCGGCCCAACCATAGCCGTGTTAGACCTTCGTGCCGTTTACAAAGGCAGCGATATAACGCTTAACGAAGAAAACATGAGCGGTGCAAAGCAGTTTGTGGGTGTGGTAATATCAGACCCTTCATCGCGTAACCTTGCTGCCGGCAACGTGGTAGTACAAAACTATGGCCGCAATAAATTACTGCGCGGAATTAACCTGGTTTTAGGTGCCGCGGCCGCTAATTATGCGGCTGGTGATTCGGTACAGGTAATAGTTACCGGCTCAACCTTAACCCGTGTAAACGGCACTTTATCCATTACAGGTTTGTCCGAATCTGCCATAACTAAATTGGGTAAAGTAAATTATTCGGTAGTACGTGCTGCAAACGCGGCCGCAATTATGGCCGCACCCGATACGTATGAAAGTACACTGATTTCGATAAGCAACGCCATTACCGAGCCAGAGCCTGTAGCGGGTGATACTTATGCAGGTAACAAGATGATTAACGATGGTTTTGGTAAAATGACCATGCATACCGAGGCTAACGCAAGTTTTGCCGGCACCGAATTGCCTGCAAGCGCCAATTTTATAGGCATTGCCGTTGTAGGTGCCGATGGCAAAATACAACTTTGGCCACGCCGCATTAATGAAATTCGTCCGTTGCCGTTGGTTAAGCCATCACCTATAATTATTACCGGTTATTTAACTAATCCACCAAGTAATGATAATAACTACGAGTACATTCAGCTTAAGGCCACCCGCGACATTGATTTTGCAGTAAACAATTTTTCGCTGGTTACCTGTAATAATGCAGGTTCGGGGCCGGTACCGGTTAATGGCTGGGCAATTGGCGATGCACGTTCGTACAAGTTTAATATTACCTCGGGTACGGTTAAAAAAGGCCAGTATTTTTACGTAGGTGGTTTTAAAAACATATTTGGAGCTGCATCAACCGATATGGGTGCCTCTGTATGGGGTAACAGTACTTTATACTCTAACGTTAATGGTGCCGATTTTGGAACTGCAACCAGTAACCTGCTTGCAAACAGCGGAAACATTGCGGGTATTGCCGTTTTTCAGGGTACTACGGTTAATGCATCAACCGTTCCGTTAGATGTAATTATGTACGGTGGAGCAGGCAACTTCTATTCGGCCGGGCCGCCTGAGGTTGGTTACCGTGTTACCAATAACGATTACTATGGCACTATAAACCCAATTACGGGTGCTTCACAAAACTTTTACGGCTCGGGTACCAATACTCAAAAATTAGGATACCCTGCTAATGAGAATTTTGTACAGTTAGGTGGCGTTTATGATGCCGTATCGGGCCGATGGACCACACCGAGAACGCTCATAAGCATTCCGTTAACCAAAACAACTCCGGTTACCACGCTGGAAGTGGCCGATAACTTTACCAAAATCGTGAATTAATTTTTTCTTCATCAGGCGGGCCAATTACCCGCCTGATTTATTCTACTAACAATGAACCGCAGACTATTTATACAACGCTCGCTGGTAATTACCGGTGCGCTATCCCTTCGTTTAAAAAATACTTTTGGCTTTAACCGCAGTGCCGCCGTTACTGGTAAAGTAACTGCTAACGGGAAGCCCCTGGCTAACGTGCTTATATCAGATGGGTTTAGCATCGTACCAACCGCTGCCGATGGCAGCTACCAGCTAAGCCCTGATGCTAAGGCCGAGTTTGTTTTCATCAGTATACCATCGGGCTACGAGTTTCCGCATGATAAGTTTTTGACCCGTCATTACCGTCGTTTAAGCGAGGGCAGTGAACTGAATTTTGAACTTGTGCCATTAAAGCAAGATGACAGCAAGCATACCTTTATCGTATGGGCCGATCCGCAGGTGCGTAATAAAAAAGACGTTGCCCAAATGATGGCACAATCAGTACCCGATACGCGTAAAACGGTAGAATCACTGGCCGGGCAGTTGGTTCACGGTATTGGCGTGGGCGATTTGGCCTGGGATAACCTGGAGTTTTTTAACGACTATGATAAGGCCATAGGTCAAATAGGTGTGCCATTTTTTCAGGGCCTGGGCAACCATGATATGGACTACCGCCAAGGCGGCGATGAAACATCCGACCGTACCTTTAAAAGCCATTACGGCCCTACTTATTACTCGTTTAACCGTGGCCGCGCGCATTATGTAATGATAGATGACGTGCGCTACCTTGGCCGCGAGCGCGAGTACGATGGTTATATTACCGAAGAGCAACTGGCATGGCTCGAAAAAGACCTGAAGTTTGTAAAGAAGGATGATCTGCTGATTATTTGCCTGCATATACCGGTTTACAACCAGGTTAAAAATAATAAAGACCTTTACCGTTTACTGAGACCGTTCAAAAACGTGCATATCATGTCGGGCCATACGCATTATAACGAAAACAACATCGACGGTAATATATATGAGCACAACCATGGTACCGTTTGCGGTGCCTGGTGGACCGGTCCGGTTTGCGAGGACGGCTGTCCGCGCGGCTACGGCGTTTACAGCGTTGAGGGCAACAACCTTAAATGGTACTACAAAAGCATGGATACTGATAAAACCAATCAGCTTTCGATATTTATAGATGAGGAAGGTAAAGCCTCAGCCAATGTATACAACTGGGACCCACAATGGAAGGTGGAGTACTGGATTGACGGACAATACAAAGGCATTATGAAAAATGAGCCAGGGCTTGATCCTGTAGCTACCCGCTTGTATTTAGGCGATAAACTACCTGCCGGTCGCACCTTTCCTGAGCCACGCGAAACCAAGCACTTATTTGTTGCCAAAATGAAAGGCGGCAAAAAGATAAAAGTAGTAGCCACCGACCGCTTTGGCGATAAGTACGAGCGCGAAATGGAAGCGTAGTTTCCTACATATTATACCCCTTGTCATTTTGAGCGATAGCGGGAAATCTTATACGCTTTGTAAGCTAATCGTGCGTATAAGATTCCTCCTTGGGTCGGAATGACATTTAATAACCGTTCTAAATATGAAAAAGCACCTTACCGGAATAGCCATCATTTCACTCATCAGTCTAAATACTTTCGCCCAAAAAGCAATCCCGGCATTCCCAATGTTTGATACCGAAGCCCACCGCGGGGGTAGGGGATTGATGCCCGAGAATACCATTCCGGCTGTGCTGCACGCCATTGATTTAGGTGTAACCACATTGGAGATGGATACCCATATTACGGCCGACGGAAAGGTGATCCTTTCGCACGATGATGCCTTTAACCCGCTATTTACCCTTACACCCGATGGCAAGGAGATGAGCAAAGAAGAAGCGCATCAATACGCGCTTTTGAAAATGAACTATGCCGATATTGCAAAGTTTGATGTGGGCATTAAGCCTTATAATAAGTTCCCTGGACAAAAGAAAATTAAGGTATATATACCACTGCTCGAGGCCGTAATTGACAGTGTGCAGCAATACCTCAAAGCCAAAGGCAAGCCGCAGGTTTTTTACAACATCGAAACCAAGAGCAAGCCCGAAGGAGATAATATTTACAACCCCGAGCCCGAGCAATT contains the following coding sequences:
- a CDS encoding DUF5689 domain-containing protein — protein: MKKIHLLMMIIAAAIIGGCKKDNYPGGVPGPTIAVLDLRAVYKGSDITLNEENMSGAKQFVGVVISDPSSRNLAAGNVVVQNYGRNKLLRGINLVLGAAAANYAAGDSVQVIVTGSTLTRVNGTLSITGLSESAITKLGKVNYSVVRAANAAAIMAAPDTYESTLISISNAITEPEPVAGDTYAGNKMINDGFGKMTMHTEANASFAGTELPASANFIGIAVVGADGKIQLWPRRINEIRPLPLVKPSPIIITGYLTNPPSNDNNYEYIQLKATRDIDFAVNNFSLVTCNNAGSGPVPVNGWAIGDARSYKFNITSGTVKKGQYFYVGGFKNIFGAASTDMGASVWGNSTLYSNVNGADFGTATSNLLANSGNIAGIAVFQGTTVNASTVPLDVIMYGGAGNFYSAGPPEVGYRVTNNDYYGTINPITGASQNFYGSGTNTQKLGYPANENFVQLGGVYDAVSGRWTTPRTLISIPLTKTTPVTTLEVADNFTKIVN
- a CDS encoding calcineurin-like phosphoesterase family protein, yielding MNRRLFIQRSLVITGALSLRLKNTFGFNRSAAVTGKVTANGKPLANVLISDGFSIVPTAADGSYQLSPDAKAEFVFISIPSGYEFPHDKFLTRHYRRLSEGSELNFELVPLKQDDSKHTFIVWADPQVRNKKDVAQMMAQSVPDTRKTVESLAGQLVHGIGVGDLAWDNLEFFNDYDKAIGQIGVPFFQGLGNHDMDYRQGGDETSDRTFKSHYGPTYYSFNRGRAHYVMIDDVRYLGREREYDGYITEEQLAWLEKDLKFVKKDDLLIICLHIPVYNQVKNNKDLYRLLRPFKNVHIMSGHTHYNENNIDGNIYEHNHGTVCGAWWTGPVCEDGCPRGYGVYSVEGNNLKWYYKSMDTDKTNQLSIFIDEEGKASANVYNWDPQWKVEYWIDGQYKGIMKNEPGLDPVATRLYLGDKLPAGRTFPEPRETKHLFVAKMKGGKKIKVVATDRFGDKYEREMEA
- a CDS encoding glycerophosphodiester phosphodiesterase family protein produces the protein MKKHLTGIAIISLISLNTFAQKAIPAFPMFDTEAHRGGRGLMPENTIPAVLHAIDLGVTTLEMDTHITADGKVILSHDDAFNPLFTLTPDGKEMSKEEAHQYALLKMNYADIAKFDVGIKPYNKFPGQKKIKVYIPLLEAVIDSVQQYLKAKGKPQVFYNIETKSKPEGDNIYNPEPEQFVKLLMEVIERKKITPYVIIQSFDKRTIQLLNKKYPQVKTSFLVDDKRILDEHLAELGYKPFIYSPAYKMVTPQMVQQCHAKGIKIVPWTVNTADEIASLKAMGVDGIISDYPNLLVK